Proteins encoded within one genomic window of Haladaptatus sp. QDMS2:
- a CDS encoding GTP-dependent dephospho-CoA kinase family protein — protein sequence MTDDAVLTLPDELRSAFKDPLGPLFTDPDELLQQAGRPIIAVGDIVTYHLTQAGVVPDVAVIDGKTKRKAVDEAISEAIGGYDRRLTSVNPAATLTEELLSVLREAIDAPETVVIVVEGEEDLATLPAIVAAPEGASVVYGQPDAGMVLVTVTPEVRHRMFSLLEAMAGDHEAAWTALGVDAE from the coding sequence GTGACCGACGACGCCGTCCTCACGCTCCCCGACGAATTGCGGTCGGCGTTCAAAGACCCGCTCGGACCGCTGTTTACCGACCCGGACGAACTCCTCCAACAGGCAGGGCGCCCGATTATCGCCGTCGGCGACATCGTCACCTACCATCTGACGCAGGCGGGCGTCGTCCCCGACGTGGCCGTCATCGACGGCAAGACCAAGCGCAAAGCCGTAGACGAGGCCATCTCCGAGGCCATCGGCGGGTACGACCGTCGTCTCACGTCGGTCAACCCGGCCGCGACGCTCACCGAGGAGTTGCTCTCGGTGCTGCGGGAGGCCATCGACGCGCCGGAGACCGTCGTCATCGTCGTCGAGGGCGAAGAGGACCTCGCGACGCTGCCGGCCATCGTCGCCGCCCCGGAGGGGGCAAGCGTGGTCTACGGCCAACCCGACGCGGGCATGGTGCTCGTCACCGTGACGCCGGAGGTCCGCCATCGCATGTTTTCCCTGCTCGAAGCGATGGCGGGCGACCACGAAGCGGCGTGGACAGCCCTCGGCGTTGACGCAGAATAG
- a CDS encoding 30S ribosomal protein S27ae, with translation MARHELYNEDGTTDREMCPECGDAFLAEHSDRFHCGRCGYTEWK, from the coding sequence ATGGCCCGTCACGAACTCTACAACGAAGACGGCACGACCGACCGCGAGATGTGCCCAGAGTGTGGCGACGCATTCCTCGCAGAGCACAGTGACCGCTTCCACTGCGGCCGCTGTGGCTACACCGAGTGGAAATAG
- a CDS encoding translation initiation factor IF-2 subunit gamma, which translates to MTGKHQQPEVNIGLVGHVDHGKTTLVRALSGEWTDQHSEEMKRGISIRLGYADATFRKCPGVEAPACYTVDEECEDGTESEPLRTVSFVDAPGHETLMATMLSGAAIMDGAVLLVSATSPVPQAQTEEHLMALDIIGIDNIVIAQNKVDLVDAEQARENYKQIKEFTKGTVAEDAPVVPISAQQEVNLDLLIQAIEEEIPTPDRDPSDDARLHIARSFDINRPGTTWENLTGGVIGGSLVAGGLETDQDIEIRPGREVEEGGKTEWRPITTNVRSIQAGGQSVDSATPGGLLGVGTGLDPSLTKGDGLAGQIAGPPGSLPPTREAFEMTVDLLDRVVGDDEDTVDEISTGEPLMMTVGTATTVGAVTSARDGECEVRLKRPVCAAAGAKVAINRRVGARWRLIGVGTITE; encoded by the coding sequence ATGACAGGGAAACATCAACAACCGGAGGTGAACATCGGACTCGTCGGTCACGTCGACCACGGCAAGACCACGCTCGTGCGAGCGCTCTCGGGGGAGTGGACGGACCAGCACTCGGAGGAGATGAAACGCGGTATCTCCATCCGCCTCGGCTACGCCGACGCGACGTTCCGCAAGTGTCCCGGTGTCGAAGCGCCGGCGTGTTACACCGTCGACGAAGAGTGCGAAGACGGCACGGAGAGCGAACCGCTTCGCACCGTCTCGTTCGTGGACGCGCCCGGCCACGAGACGCTCATGGCGACGATGCTCTCCGGAGCAGCCATCATGGACGGCGCGGTGTTGCTCGTGAGCGCCACCTCGCCCGTGCCACAGGCACAGACCGAAGAGCACCTGATGGCCCTCGACATCATCGGCATCGACAACATCGTCATCGCCCAAAACAAGGTCGACCTCGTCGACGCAGAGCAGGCCCGCGAGAACTACAAGCAGATAAAAGAGTTCACGAAGGGCACGGTCGCAGAGGACGCTCCCGTCGTCCCCATCAGCGCCCAACAGGAGGTCAACTTAGACCTGCTCATCCAGGCCATCGAAGAGGAGATTCCGACCCCAGATCGCGACCCGAGCGACGATGCCCGACTGCACATCGCCCGCAGTTTCGACATCAACCGCCCGGGGACGACCTGGGAGAACCTGACCGGTGGCGTCATCGGCGGGTCGCTCGTCGCGGGCGGTCTCGAAACCGACCAGGACATCGAAATCCGCCCCGGCCGCGAGGTCGAAGAGGGCGGCAAGACCGAGTGGCGACCGATTACGACGAACGTCCGTTCCATCCAGGCGGGTGGGCAGTCGGTCGATTCGGCCACGCCCGGTGGCCTGCTTGGCGTCGGTACTGGCCTCGACCCAAGCCTCACGAAAGGCGACGGACTCGCCGGCCAGATTGCAGGGCCACCAGGGTCGCTGCCACCGACGCGTGAAGCCTTCGAGATGACGGTGGACCTCTTAGACCGCGTCGTCGGCGACGACGAGGACACCGTCGACGAGATTTCGACCGGCGAACCGCTCATGATGACGGTCGGGACGGCCACCACCGTCGGTGCCGTCACGAGCGCCCGAGACGGCGAGTGTGAAGTTCGCCTAAAGCGCCCGGTCTGCGCCGCAGCAGGCGCGAAGGTCGCCATCAACCGCCGTGTCGGCGCGCGCTGGCGACTCATCGGCGTCGGCACGATTACGGAGTAG
- a CDS encoding ABC transporter permease has product MLESLADLNWRYLISITVVSLQVSTTAVLLSTLFSLPVALSVGFTDFPGKRVVTAVINTGMGLPSVVVGLVVLLALSRSGPLGSLQLLFTPEAMIISQVILAAPVITSVTLSAIESVGQSVRDAAYAAGGTQLDVALVVVKEARYGIVTAILAGYGRAISEVGSILIVGGNIVLSDGTSLTRTLTTAITVEARRGRFETGIALGIVLLVLVLGVNALGAWVRDRGRWDA; this is encoded by the coding sequence GTGTTAGAGAGCCTCGCGGACCTGAACTGGCGCTATCTCATCAGCATCACTGTCGTGTCCCTCCAGGTGAGCACGACGGCGGTGCTGTTGAGCACCCTGTTCAGCCTACCCGTGGCGCTCTCTGTAGGATTCACCGACTTCCCCGGTAAGCGCGTCGTCACCGCCGTCATCAACACGGGGATGGGTCTCCCGAGCGTGGTCGTCGGCCTCGTCGTCTTGCTCGCGCTCTCTCGGTCCGGCCCCCTCGGGAGCCTCCAACTGTTGTTCACCCCGGAGGCCATGATCATCTCGCAGGTCATCCTCGCGGCCCCCGTCATTACGAGCGTGACGCTCTCGGCCATCGAGAGCGTCGGCCAATCGGTCAGAGACGCCGCCTATGCCGCCGGTGGCACCCAACTGGACGTGGCCCTCGTCGTCGTCAAAGAAGCCCGGTACGGCATCGTCACGGCCATTCTCGCGGGTTACGGTCGGGCAATCAGCGAGGTCGGGTCGATTCTTATCGTCGGGGGGAACATCGTCCTCTCCGACGGCACGTCGCTCACCCGAACGCTCACGACAGCCATCACCGTGGAGGCTCGACGCGGGCGCTTCGAGACGGGTATCGCCCTCGGTATCGTCCTCCTCGTCCTCGTCCTCGGCGTGAACGCGCTTGGGGCGTGGGTCCGCGACCGCGGACGGTGGGACGCATGA
- a CDS encoding amino acid ABC transporter ATP-binding protein gives MIRIENLSHGFDNGRVLADVSLAVEPGEVLAIVGPSGTGKTTLLRLLALFEPPQEGSVRVDDTDVWSLPRENRLALRRRIGMVFQDRSLFSTTVGKNAAYGLEVRRSWTDRLAGRLSRNGTHEAVLDALETVGMRDQVDQHALGLSAGEAQRVAFARALAVEPDVLLLDEPTSNLDPRNTALLEQAVDRARDRGIGVVIATHDMQQARRVSDRTAVLLAGECIERGPTERVFEHPHDERARKFITGELVY, from the coding sequence ATGATTCGAATCGAGAACCTCTCACACGGCTTCGACAACGGGCGGGTCCTCGCCGACGTTTCGCTCGCCGTCGAACCGGGCGAAGTCCTGGCTATCGTGGGTCCCTCTGGAACCGGGAAAACGACGCTGTTGCGCCTGCTCGCGCTGTTCGAACCGCCTCAGGAGGGGTCGGTTCGCGTAGACGACACGGACGTCTGGTCGCTCCCACGAGAGAACCGCCTCGCGCTCCGACGACGCATCGGCATGGTGTTCCAGGACCGAAGTCTGTTCAGTACGACCGTCGGCAAGAATGCGGCCTACGGCCTCGAAGTGCGTCGGTCGTGGACCGACCGCCTCGCCGGGCGACTGTCCCGAAACGGCACCCACGAGGCGGTCCTCGACGCCCTCGAAACGGTCGGCATGCGCGACCAGGTAGACCAACACGCCCTCGGGCTGTCGGCGGGTGAAGCCCAGCGCGTCGCGTTCGCCCGGGCACTCGCCGTCGAACCGGACGTGCTCCTCCTCGACGAACCGACCTCGAATCTGGACCCCCGGAACACCGCGTTGCTCGAACAGGCCGTAGACCGGGCGCGTGATCGTGGCATCGGCGTCGTCATCGCGACCCACGACATGCAGCAAGCACGCCGCGTGTCCGACCGCACGGCGGTGCTGTTGGCTGGTGAGTGTATCGAACGCGGGCCGACAGAACGAGTGTTCGAGCACCCACACGACGAGCGGGCGCGAAAGTTCATCACCGGCGAACTGGTGTACTAG
- a CDS encoding DUF5808 domain-containing protein, which yields MADKPSSGEILGIPYNFERPSLKRMLQSYWQPGDEMLVEKPFGIGYTLNLANWRSWIVLGVVGALLYQERNKVVEKEDLPDEGPVEVIVD from the coding sequence ATGGCTGACAAACCATCGTCCGGAGAGATACTGGGGATTCCGTACAACTTCGAACGCCCGAGCCTGAAGCGCATGCTGCAGTCGTACTGGCAGCCAGGCGACGAGATGCTCGTCGAGAAGCCCTTCGGCATCGGCTACACCCTGAACCTCGCCAATTGGCGGTCGTGGATCGTCCTCGGCGTCGTCGGCGCACTGCTCTACCAGGAGCGCAACAAGGTCGTCGAGAAAGAAGACCTGCCGGACGAGGGGCCGGTCGAGGTCATCGTCGACTGA
- a CDS encoding bifunctional N(6)-L-threonylcarbamoyladenine synthase/serine/threonine protein kinase codes for MRVLGIEGTAWAASAAIHDTETDSTVIVSDPYQPATGGIHPREAAEHMASAIPRVVSEVLDEAAGPVNYVAFSRGPGLGPCLRIVGTAARSLAQALDVPLVGVNHMVAHLEIGRHQSGFDSPVCLNASGANAHLLGFHNGRYQVLGETMDTGVGNAIDKFSRHVGWSHPGGPKVEKYAEGGELIDLPYVVKGMDFSFSGIMSAAKQAYDDGASVEDVCFSLQENIFGMLTEVAERALSLTGSDELVLGGGVAQNARLQEMLRTMCEERGADFYAPEPRFLRDNAGMIAVLGATMAQAGDTIAVAESAVNPDFRPDQVPVTWREDESVAVVGEAGRELVGAEATVTVEGNQVVKRRLPKTYRHPELDAHLRKTRTVQEARLFSEARKHGVPTPVVYDVDVREGALTLEFVGEKDLSADLTAARVRDVGRHLAALHRAGFVHGDPTTRNVRVGEFTYLIDFGLGFYTDHVEDYAMDLHVFHQSLTGTASDPEPLRDAVEAGYREAGDERVLRQLREIEGRGRYQESH; via the coding sequence ATGCGCGTACTCGGTATCGAGGGGACCGCGTGGGCGGCGAGCGCGGCGATTCACGACACCGAGACCGATTCAACTGTTATCGTCTCAGACCCCTACCAACCAGCGACGGGTGGGATTCACCCGCGCGAGGCCGCAGAACACATGGCCAGTGCCATCCCTCGCGTCGTCTCCGAGGTCCTTGACGAGGCAGCGGGCCCCGTCAACTACGTCGCCTTCTCTCGGGGACCGGGACTCGGCCCGTGTCTCAGAATCGTCGGTACGGCCGCCCGGTCGCTCGCACAGGCACTCGACGTTCCGCTCGTCGGCGTCAACCACATGGTGGCTCACCTGGAAATCGGCCGCCACCAGTCGGGATTCGACTCGCCGGTCTGTCTGAACGCGAGCGGCGCGAACGCCCACCTCCTCGGCTTCCACAACGGGCGCTATCAGGTGCTCGGCGAGACGATGGACACCGGCGTCGGCAACGCAATCGACAAGTTCTCTCGGCACGTCGGCTGGTCGCATCCCGGCGGCCCGAAAGTCGAAAAGTACGCCGAGGGCGGGGAACTCATCGACCTGCCCTACGTCGTCAAGGGAATGGACTTCTCGTTTTCCGGCATCATGAGTGCGGCCAAACAGGCCTACGACGACGGCGCGTCTGTCGAGGACGTCTGTTTCTCGCTGCAAGAGAACATCTTCGGGATGCTCACCGAAGTCGCAGAGCGCGCGCTCTCGCTCACCGGAAGCGACGAACTCGTCCTCGGGGGTGGGGTCGCCCAGAACGCCCGCCTTCAGGAGATGTTGCGGACGATGTGCGAGGAGCGGGGCGCTGACTTCTACGCCCCCGAACCGCGCTTCCTGCGCGACAACGCCGGCATGATTGCGGTGCTCGGCGCGACGATGGCGCAAGCAGGCGACACCATCGCCGTCGCGGAGTCGGCGGTCAACCCCGACTTCCGCCCGGACCAGGTGCCCGTCACCTGGCGCGAGGACGAGAGCGTCGCCGTCGTTGGCGAGGCCGGACGTGAACTGGTCGGCGCGGAGGCCACCGTCACCGTCGAAGGTAACCAGGTCGTGAAACGCCGCCTGCCCAAGACGTATCGCCATCCCGAGTTGGACGCCCACCTCCGCAAGACTCGCACCGTTCAGGAGGCGCGTCTGTTCAGCGAGGCGCGAAAACACGGCGTCCCGACGCCCGTCGTCTACGACGTGGACGTCCGCGAGGGCGCGCTCACGCTCGAATTCGTCGGCGAGAAGGATTTGAGTGCGGACCTCACCGCCGCGCGCGTTCGGGACGTGGGCCGCCACCTCGCCGCGCTCCATCGGGCGGGATTCGTCCACGGCGACCCGACGACACGCAACGTCCGCGTCGGCGAGTTCACCTACCTCATCGACTTCGGCCTCGGGTTCTACACCGACCACGTCGAGGACTACGCGATGGACCTCCACGTCTTCCACCAGAGTCTGACGGGGACGGCGAGCGACCCAGAACCGCTGCGCGACGCGGTAGAGGCCGGCTATCGCGAGGCGGGCGACGAGCGCGTCCTGCGCCAACTCCGGGAAATCGAGGGTCGCGGGCGGTATCAGGAAAGCCACTAA
- a CDS encoding DNA-directed RNA polymerase translates to MYKRVRLKDTVEVPPKHLADVSPQLVKQLLQDKLEGRMDEDVGSIVSVTKVHEIGDGAVIPNKPGVYYEADFDALTYDPQMQEVVDGEVVEVVNFGAFVGIGPVDGLLHVSQISDEYLAFDEEGQQLASRESNRALGVGDSVRARIVTKSIDERNPRDSKIGLTAKQVGLGKHGWLKEERERRQAAAGE, encoded by the coding sequence ATGTACAAACGGGTCAGACTCAAGGACACAGTCGAGGTGCCACCGAAGCACCTCGCGGACGTGTCTCCACAACTGGTAAAGCAGCTGTTACAGGACAAACTCGAAGGGCGGATGGACGAAGACGTGGGCAGCATCGTCAGCGTGACGAAGGTCCACGAAATCGGCGACGGCGCGGTCATCCCGAACAAGCCCGGCGTCTACTACGAAGCGGATTTCGACGCTCTCACCTACGACCCACAGATGCAGGAAGTCGTAGACGGCGAAGTCGTCGAAGTGGTCAACTTCGGCGCGTTCGTCGGCATCGGTCCCGTGGACGGGCTGCTCCACGTCTCACAGATTTCAGACGAATACCTCGCGTTCGACGAGGAAGGCCAACAACTGGCCTCCCGCGAGTCCAACCGCGCCCTCGGTGTGGGCGACTCGGTTCGCGCCCGCATCGTCACGAAGAGCATCGACGAGCGCAACCCACGCGACAGCAAAATCGGCCTCACGGCCAAACAGGTCGGCCTCGGCAAACACGGCTGGCTGAAAGAGGAGCGCGAACGCCGGCAGGCCGCTGCGGGTGAATAA
- a CDS encoding twitching motility protein PilT: protein MDANALMMPVELDVRVFDELDRLLGVVDLVTPEAVVAELEKLAAGASREAVAASVGADLARERCRTLTHDASYADDAIVELADDGECDYVVTNDGPLKRRLLAAGVPVIGIRGRNKLAITRP from the coding sequence ATGGACGCGAACGCTCTGATGATGCCGGTCGAACTCGACGTGCGCGTGTTCGACGAACTCGACCGGTTGCTCGGCGTGGTCGACCTCGTGACCCCCGAAGCGGTCGTAGCCGAGTTGGAGAAACTCGCTGCGGGCGCGAGTCGCGAGGCGGTCGCCGCGAGCGTCGGAGCGGACCTCGCCCGCGAGCGCTGTCGCACCCTCACACACGATGCATCGTATGCGGACGACGCGATCGTCGAACTCGCCGACGACGGTGAGTGCGACTACGTCGTCACGAACGACGGACCCCTGAAACGGCGGTTGCTGGCCGCTGGCGTACCAGTAATTGGTATAAGGGGCCGGAACAAACTGGCAATCACTCGACCATAA
- a CDS encoding substrate-binding domain-containing protein, which yields MQRRRFLQATGAGALLGLSGCLDSDGNDAANNQQTPAQSGQIGDGELVLATTTSTYDTGLLDAIHPTFEKNFGVTIKTLSKGTGASLRTARDGDADVILVHARNAEDKFMQDGFGVNRRDVMFNDFVVVGPEDDSAGINGMGSATEAFSTIAESEAVFVSRGDDSGTHKKERIIWEEAGVEPSGGWYREVGKGMGDTLIQADQTGAYTLADRGTYLSMQSDIDLVIHVQGPLKGGPVILKNPYGVMAVNPAKYEDVNYQAAMAYIGFLTSPQGQSMIENYTANGSQLFFPNAISEEPNFEQYVPQGYSASQAQSLSTRDKQYLYWVDQQVPADY from the coding sequence ATGCAACGACGACGGTTCCTCCAGGCGACGGGCGCGGGCGCGCTTCTCGGGCTCAGTGGCTGTCTCGACTCCGATGGCAACGACGCGGCGAACAACCAACAGACGCCCGCCCAGTCCGGGCAAATTGGCGACGGCGAACTCGTCCTCGCGACGACGACGAGCACGTACGACACGGGCCTGCTCGACGCGATTCACCCAACCTTCGAGAAGAACTTCGGCGTGACGATAAAAACCCTCTCGAAGGGAACGGGTGCGAGTCTCCGTACCGCCCGTGACGGGGACGCGGACGTCATCCTCGTCCACGCCCGGAACGCAGAAGACAAGTTCATGCAGGATGGCTTCGGCGTCAACCGCCGCGACGTGATGTTCAACGACTTCGTCGTCGTCGGGCCCGAGGACGATTCGGCGGGAATCAACGGAATGGGGAGCGCCACGGAAGCGTTCTCGACCATCGCCGAGTCTGAAGCCGTGTTCGTCTCTCGCGGCGACGATTCCGGCACGCACAAGAAAGAACGCATCATCTGGGAGGAGGCCGGCGTCGAACCGAGCGGTGGGTGGTACCGCGAAGTCGGGAAAGGGATGGGTGATACGCTCATCCAGGCAGACCAGACGGGTGCCTACACGCTCGCAGACCGGGGGACGTACCTCTCGATGCAGAGCGACATCGACCTCGTCATCCACGTCCAGGGGCCGCTCAAGGGTGGACCGGTCATCCTGAAAAACCCCTACGGCGTGATGGCCGTAAACCCCGCAAAGTACGAGGACGTGAACTACCAGGCCGCGATGGCGTACATTGGGTTCCTCACGAGCCCTCAGGGCCAGTCGATGATCGAGAACTACACCGCGAACGGCTCGCAGTTGTTCTTCCCGAACGCCATTTCAGAAGAGCCGAACTTCGAGCAGTACGTCCCCCAGGGTTACTCCGCGTCGCAGGCGCAGTCGCTCTCGACGCGCGACAAGCAGTACCTCTACTGGGTCGACCAGCAGGTTCCGGCCGATTACTAA
- a CDS encoding 30S ribosomal protein S24e, protein MDITILEESENPMLHRTDVRFEIIHDEATPSRLSVRDSLAAKLNKDASEVVVRKMDTKFGMRKTRGVAKVYDSSEFAREVEQKHMLERNKILADGEDADAEAEEA, encoded by the coding sequence ATGGACATTACCATCCTCGAAGAATCGGAAAATCCGATGCTTCACCGAACGGACGTTCGCTTCGAAATCATCCACGACGAGGCCACGCCGTCGCGCCTTTCGGTCCGCGACAGCCTCGCCGCGAAACTGAACAAAGACGCCTCGGAAGTCGTCGTCCGCAAGATGGACACGAAGTTCGGCATGCGCAAGACCCGCGGCGTCGCGAAGGTCTACGACAGCTCCGAGTTCGCCCGTGAGGTCGAACAGAAGCACATGCTAGAACGCAACAAGATTCTCGCAGACGGCGAGGACGCAGACGCCGAGGCGGAGGAAGCGTAG
- a CDS encoding putative sulfate/molybdate transporter: MAIGHAERTRPALKFTTNELTGALGDSITALPLIVAIGTLTEASLAHILLFFGLFQVVWGVRYGLPLSVEPMKALAGLAIAGAITHGELVAAGLLAGGILLVAGRLGTLSRLSEIVGLPVIRGVQLAVALLLAQTGLSLGVGDPAIAVGGVALVGVVALFGYTQASALVVLGVGVFVALSQTPFTVSVPSLALFPAGPPTLSLAATEGLAGQLAMTVGNAAVATSLLLSDLFDRDVSADRLAGSMGSMNLLAVPLGGLPMCHGSGGLAGKYAFGARTGGANVILGVLYGLAALVAGVLVGFPMALLGVLLVVVALQLGRVSLESDHLPVTIAVGLLGLVFGVGVAFVVGLAGWWLLSRRA, translated from the coding sequence ATGGCGATTGGGCACGCCGAGCGGACCCGTCCGGCACTCAAATTCACGACGAACGAACTGACTGGCGCGTTAGGAGATTCGATTACGGCCCTCCCGCTCATCGTCGCGATTGGAACGCTCACAGAGGCGTCGCTCGCCCACATTCTGCTCTTCTTCGGGCTGTTTCAGGTCGTCTGGGGCGTCCGCTACGGACTTCCCCTCTCAGTCGAACCGATGAAGGCACTCGCCGGACTCGCGATCGCCGGCGCAATCACCCACGGCGAACTCGTCGCCGCGGGCCTGCTGGCCGGGGGAATCTTGCTCGTCGCGGGGCGACTGGGAACGCTCTCTCGACTTTCCGAAATCGTGGGATTACCGGTCATCCGAGGCGTACAACTCGCCGTCGCCCTCCTGCTCGCCCAGACCGGTCTCTCCCTTGGTGTCGGTGACCCAGCCATCGCCGTCGGCGGCGTGGCACTCGTCGGCGTCGTCGCGCTCTTCGGATACACGCAGGCGAGTGCGCTCGTCGTGCTCGGAGTCGGGGTTTTCGTGGCCCTCTCACAGACGCCGTTTACTGTTTCCGTTCCCTCGCTGGCACTATTCCCGGCCGGGCCACCCACGCTCTCGCTCGCCGCAACGGAGGGCCTCGCCGGCCAGTTAGCGATGACCGTCGGCAACGCCGCCGTCGCCACCTCGCTCCTGCTCTCCGACCTCTTCGACCGCGACGTGTCCGCAGACCGCCTCGCCGGCAGCATGGGCTCGATGAACCTGCTCGCCGTCCCGCTCGGCGGCCTTCCGATGTGCCACGGCAGCGGCGGCCTCGCCGGCAAGTACGCCTTCGGTGCGCGAACCGGCGGCGCGAACGTCATCCTCGGCGTCCTCTACGGGCTTGCGGCACTCGTGGCGGGCGTGCTCGTTGGCTTCCCGATGGCGCTGCTCGGCGTCCTTCTCGTCGTGGTCGCCCTCCAGCTGGGTCGCGTCTCGCTCGAATCAGACCACCTGCCGGTCACCATCGCGGTGGGCCTGCTCGGCCTCGTCTTCGGCGTGGGCGTCGCCTTCGTCGTCGGCCTCGCTGGCTGGTGGCTTCTCTCCCGGCGCGCGTAA
- a CDS encoding helix-turn-helix transcriptional regulator — protein sequence MSSHPTPGDAPVVPLSATPKTAPAEVFAVISNETRLAILEALWAAETRPVTFSDLNRAVGMKDSAQFNYHLRQLLDRFVQKSDDGYDLTFAGKRVMRTLISGMFTDDVSIDAFSLPGTCVSCGETLVAAYEKEHLTVVCPACDRVHSAYPYPPAGIYGRTRDELMKGYNRWVRHLYGLAADGVCPECGSSMGSKIVDGEHCLPELEIAVSHRCVQCDASAIAAVGMTLLDQPDVVSFYRDHGIDLRTIPYWELPWCVGDEHTTVIQDDPWMARVDISLEAEELRVTLDDTFDVVAVERAKSYRRE from the coding sequence ATGTCATCTCACCCCACGCCGGGCGATGCACCCGTCGTGCCACTCTCTGCGACACCGAAAACCGCGCCCGCAGAGGTGTTCGCCGTCATCTCGAACGAGACACGACTGGCCATCTTAGAGGCGCTGTGGGCCGCAGAGACCCGGCCCGTGACGTTCTCTGACCTGAATCGAGCGGTTGGCATGAAGGATTCGGCGCAGTTCAACTACCACCTGCGCCAGTTGCTCGACCGCTTCGTCCAGAAATCAGACGACGGTTACGACCTCACGTTCGCCGGCAAGCGCGTGATGCGCACCCTCATCTCGGGGATGTTCACCGACGACGTGAGCATCGACGCCTTCTCACTGCCCGGAACGTGCGTCTCCTGTGGCGAGACGCTGGTGGCGGCCTACGAGAAAGAACACCTCACCGTGGTCTGTCCGGCCTGTGACCGGGTCCACAGCGCCTACCCCTACCCGCCGGCGGGCATCTACGGGCGCACCCGCGACGAGTTGATGAAGGGCTACAATCGGTGGGTGCGCCACCTCTACGGCCTCGCCGCCGACGGCGTCTGCCCCGAGTGTGGCAGTTCGATGGGCTCGAAAATCGTCGATGGCGAACACTGCCTGCCGGAACTCGAAATCGCCGTGAGCCACCGCTGCGTCCAGTGCGACGCGAGCGCCATCGCCGCCGTCGGGATGACCCTGCTCGACCAGCCCGACGTGGTGAGTTTCTACCGCGACCACGGCATCGACCTCAGAACCATTCCCTACTGGGAACTGCCGTGGTGCGTCGGCGACGAGCACACGACCGTCATCCAGGACGACCCGTGGATGGCACGCGTCGACATCAGCCTCGAAGCCGAGGAACTGCGCGTCACCCTCGACGACACCTTCGACGTCGTCGCCGTCGAGCGGGCGAAGTCCTACCGGCGCGAGTAA
- the rdgB gene encoding RdgB/HAM1 family non-canonical purine NTP pyrophosphatase: MLRFVTGNEGKVREAETYLTEPLAQADFDYTEVQSDSLAEIALHGAREAFDHLDGDDPIIVDDSGLFIDALGGFPGPYSAYVEDTVGVERVWNLTEMEDNRRARFRSVVAYYDGERAETFEGSVRGRIVAPRGEGGFGYDPIFEHNGTTLAEMDVETKNSISHRGRALAKFAEWFSTDGEWNPGVPE, encoded by the coding sequence ATGCTCCGGTTCGTCACAGGCAACGAGGGGAAGGTCCGCGAGGCAGAAACCTACCTCACGGAACCACTCGCACAGGCCGACTTCGACTACACCGAAGTCCAGAGCGACAGTTTAGCCGAAATCGCGCTCCACGGCGCGCGAGAGGCGTTCGACCACCTCGACGGCGACGACCCCATCATCGTAGACGATTCGGGACTGTTCATCGACGCACTCGGCGGCTTTCCCGGCCCGTACTCGGCGTACGTCGAGGACACCGTCGGCGTCGAGCGGGTCTGGAACCTCACCGAGATGGAGGACAATCGCCGCGCTCGATTTCGTTCTGTGGTGGCCTACTACGACGGCGAACGGGCGGAGACGTTCGAGGGGAGCGTTCGTGGGCGCATCGTCGCGCCCCGCGGTGAGGGTGGCTTTGGCTACGACCCAATCTTCGAGCACAACGGGACGACGCTCGCGGAGATGGACGTGGAGACGAAAAACTCGATTAGCCACCGCGGGCGGGCGCTGGCGAAGTTCGCCGAGTGGTTCAGCACCGACGGCGAGTGGAATCCGGGCGTGCCGGAATAG
- the spt4 gene encoding transcription elongation factor subunit Spt4 gives MAKKRKVCRDCHRVLEVSDGDVCPDCGSTSLTEDWAGYVVIAHPEKSDIAKEMGVTSPGAYALKVR, from the coding sequence ATGGCAAAGAAGCGCAAAGTGTGTCGCGACTGCCACCGCGTCCTCGAAGTCTCGGACGGTGACGTCTGTCCGGACTGTGGGTCTACGAGCCTCACCGAGGACTGGGCGGGCTACGTCGTCATCGCCCATCCCGAGAAGAGCGACATCGCCAAAGAGATGGGCGTCACCTCGCCGGGCGCCTACGCACTGAAGGTTCGATAG